A genome region from Anolis carolinensis isolate JA03-04 chromosome 6, rAnoCar3.1.pri, whole genome shotgun sequence includes the following:
- the LOC100552861 gene encoding cytochrome c oxidase assembly protein COX18, mitochondrial encodes MRIATGKMATHVAPRLLTISWPARGLLPCSSRLLGFQSLGLGARALSTHAPEGGGGGGGRGLGAPSWGWYEALASSAPVACAEAGLATLQAASGLPWWATVVTASALLRTGLTLPLAALQSRVLAKLENLQPEIQSLAKHLRYEVSVYAKQQGWSEKLARLHFKKNLKRIVSDLYVRDNCHPVKASLLIWIQIPLWVFVSIALRNFSVGRASSEGLFIQEQLSTGGMLWFPDLTVPDPTWIMPIILGVLNLLIVEIFALRKIESSRFQRYATNFFRGISIFMIPVAATVPSAIALYWVSSSFMGLLHNLLLRSPAFRRLCRIPRTKSDSDTPYRDIVSAFYVKYFFK; translated from the exons ATGCGCATCGCGACGGGCAAGATGGCGACCCACGTTGCGCCGCGGCTGCTAACGATTTCTTGGCCCGCGCGAGGGCTATTGCCGTGCTCCTCGCGCCTCCTCGGCTTCCAGTCTCTTGGCTTGGGAGCGCGCGCCCTCAGTACGCATGCGCCCgagggtggcggcggcggcggcggcaggggCCTCGGAGCCCCTTCCTGGGGCTGGTATGAGGCCTTGGCTTCGTCGGCGCCCGTCGCCTGTGCGGAGGCCGGCTTGGCCACGCTGCAGGCCGCCTCGGGGCTCCCGTGGTGGGCCACCGTGGTGACTGCCAGCGCACTCCTCCGCACGGGCCTCACGCTCCCTCTCGCCGCCTTACAGAGCCGCGTCCTCGCCAAG CTGGAAAACTTGCAACCTGAAATTCAAAGCCTAGCCAAGCATCTCCGCTATGAAGTTTCAGTATATGCAAAACAACAGGGTTGGTCTGAAAAACTAGCCAG GTTACATTTCAAGAAGAACCTGAAAAGGATTGTTTCGGACTTGTATGTTCGTGATAACTGCCATCCTGTCAAGGCCAGCCTACTTATATGGATACAGATTCCACTCTGGGTCTTTGTTTCCATTGCTTTGCGGAACTTCAGTGTTGGTAGAGCATCTTCTGAAG GGCTTTTCATTCAGGAGCAACTTTCCACAGGTGGCATGCTTTGGTTTCCAGATCTTACTGTACCTGACCCCACTTGGATCATGCCAATCATTCTTGGAGTCCTCAATCTGCTGATAGTGGAG ATTTTTGCTTTACGAAAAATAGAATCTTCCAGATTTCAGAGGTATGCTACAAACTTCTTCCGTGGGATATCTATATTTATGATCCCAGTTGCTGCAACTGTGCCTTCG GCCATAGCTTTGTACTGGGTATCATCAAGTTTCATGGGCCTCTTACACAACCTTTTGCTACGCTCCCCTGCTTTCCGTAGATTGTGCCGCATTCCTCGGACCAAATCTGATTCAGACACTCCTTACAGGGACATTGTTTCTGCTTTCTACGTAAAATATTTCTTCAAGTAA